From Paraburkholderia sabiae, a single genomic window includes:
- the hda gene encoding DnaA regulatory inactivator Hda, translating to MSRQLTLDLGTPPPSTFDNFFAGANAELVTRLRELDAALAAGPVADRTFYVWGETGSGRTHLLEALVHDAPPGHARYAGPQSSLAAFTFDPAVALYAIDDCERLNGAQQIALFNLVNEVRAHPTSALVVTGNASPMGLEVREDLRTRMGWGLVFHVAPLADEGKAAVLKRAARERGINLADDVPAYLLTHFRRDMPSLMALLDALDRFSLEQKRAVTLPLLRTMLASPDNAGGSADSPRRAALQASSSASSKIVPHG from the coding sequence GTGTCGCGCCAACTGACGCTCGATCTCGGCACCCCGCCGCCATCGACATTCGACAACTTCTTCGCCGGCGCCAACGCCGAGCTGGTCACGCGTCTGCGCGAGCTGGACGCGGCGCTCGCGGCCGGCCCGGTCGCGGACCGAACGTTCTACGTCTGGGGCGAAACGGGCAGCGGCCGCACGCATCTGCTGGAAGCGCTCGTACACGACGCGCCGCCGGGCCACGCGCGCTACGCCGGCCCGCAGAGCAGTCTCGCGGCGTTCACGTTCGATCCCGCCGTCGCGCTGTATGCAATCGACGATTGCGAGCGCCTGAACGGCGCGCAGCAGATCGCGCTATTCAATCTCGTCAACGAAGTGCGCGCACATCCGACCAGCGCGCTCGTCGTCACGGGCAACGCCTCGCCGATGGGCCTGGAAGTGCGCGAAGACCTGCGCACGCGCATGGGCTGGGGTCTCGTGTTCCATGTCGCGCCGCTCGCCGACGAAGGCAAGGCGGCCGTGCTCAAGCGCGCCGCACGCGAACGCGGAATCAATCTCGCCGACGACGTGCCCGCCTATCTGCTCACGCATTTCCGCCGCGACATGCCGAGCCTGATGGCGCTGCTCGACGCGCTCGACCGCTTCTCGCTCGAACAGAAACGCGCCGTCACGCTCCCGTTGCTGCGCACGATGCTCGCTTCGCCCGATAATGCTGGCGGCAGCGCCGACAGTCCGCGGCGCGCGGCGCTGCAAGCCTCGTCATCCGCTTCAAGTAAAATAGTCCCCCATGGCTAA
- the folK gene encoding 2-amino-4-hydroxy-6-hydroxymethyldihydropteridine diphosphokinase, giving the protein MTVAYLGLGANLGDARQTLKDAVVCLAQQHTITVLAKSSLYRTAPIDAGGDDYLNLVVKLDTSMPVRHLLALCHTIEHHFGRERPFRNAPRTLDLDILLYGEHAIDEPDLIVPHPRMTERAFVLVPLLEIEPTLIIPQRGRADAFLAAVADQRIEKMKSACQCLAPGVSDGVSAANTEPKGGCR; this is encoded by the coding sequence ATGACGGTTGCCTATCTCGGCCTCGGCGCGAATCTCGGGGACGCGCGCCAGACCCTGAAAGACGCGGTGGTGTGTCTCGCACAACAGCACACCATCACCGTGCTCGCGAAATCGAGCCTTTATCGAACTGCCCCGATCGACGCGGGCGGCGACGACTATCTGAATCTCGTCGTCAAGCTCGACACCTCGATGCCCGTGCGGCATCTGCTCGCGCTGTGTCACACGATCGAGCATCACTTCGGCCGGGAGCGTCCCTTTCGCAACGCGCCGCGCACGCTCGATCTCGACATTCTGCTGTACGGCGAACACGCCATCGACGAACCCGATCTGATCGTGCCGCATCCGCGCATGACGGAGCGCGCGTTCGTGCTCGTGCCGCTCCTCGAAATCGAACCCACTCTGATCATTCCGCAACGCGGCCGCGCCGATGCGTTTCTCGCAGCCGTCGCCGATCAGCGTATCGAGAAGATGAAGTCTGCGTGTCAATGTCTCGCGCCCGGTGTGTCTGACGGCGTCAGCGCCGCAAACACCGAACCGAAAGGCGGCTGCCGATGA
- a CDS encoding histidinol-phosphatase — MANLALFDLDHTLIPTDSDHEWGRFMVKLGIVEAESFARENDRFFADYKAGKLDIHAYLVAMLTPLAKYPRTQLKTWHDQYMHEVIKPAIVPAAMELVQKHLDAGDLCCMVTATNEFITAPIAEVFGIEKLIACEVETVDGHPASDYTGFPKGTPSYREGKIVRTEEWLASLGKTWSDFERSYFYSDSHNDIPLLEKVTDPIATNPDDTLRAHAEKQGWRILELFQPT, encoded by the coding sequence ATGGCTAACCTCGCTCTCTTCGACCTCGATCACACGCTCATCCCCACCGACAGCGACCACGAATGGGGCCGCTTCATGGTGAAACTCGGCATTGTCGAAGCCGAAAGTTTCGCGCGTGAAAACGATCGCTTCTTTGCCGACTACAAGGCCGGCAAGCTCGACATTCATGCGTATCTCGTCGCGATGCTGACGCCGCTCGCGAAATATCCGCGCACGCAGCTGAAGACGTGGCATGACCAGTACATGCACGAAGTCATCAAGCCGGCCATCGTGCCCGCCGCGATGGAACTCGTGCAAAAACACCTCGACGCAGGCGACCTGTGCTGCATGGTCACCGCGACCAACGAGTTCATCACCGCGCCCATCGCCGAAGTGTTCGGCATCGAGAAGCTGATCGCGTGTGAAGTCGAAACGGTCGACGGCCATCCGGCGTCGGACTACACCGGTTTCCCGAAGGGCACGCCGAGCTACCGTGAAGGCAAGATCGTGCGCACGGAAGAATGGCTCGCTTCGCTGGGCAAAACCTGGTCGGATTTCGAGCGCAGCTATTTCTACAGCGATTCGCATAACGACATTCCGCTGCTCGAAAAGGTCACCGACCCGATCGCGACCAACCCCGACGACACGCTGCGCGCTCACGCGGAAAAGCAAGGCTGGCGCATCCTCGAACTCTTTCAACCCACGTGA
- the pabB gene encoding aminodeoxychorismate synthase component I — protein sequence MAAQATGTVFALLDDCDSTASRRSSRLYTGFRHEHVCTDRAQLDAVCDAASADVDGGLFAVVLADYEFGQALQQKTQRATGTLRFLLFERCQKMSRDEVDTWLALYDSAAVEPSVAGIGGVHASVDERAFTQAIDAVHEALRAGDSYQINYTYRLYFDVFGTPAALFRRLRARQSVHYGALIALPGDRWVVSCSPELFVEKKGAALRTRPMKGTAPRSSNAEQDRAAAEFLSHDPKNRAENVMIVDLLRNDLSRIAETGTVKTPALFSVEPYQSVWQMTSTVTATLRPRTSFADILRALFPCGSITGAPKHKTMQLIEQLESTPRGLYTGAIGWFDAKTDLGEAAGKQCGDFCLSVAIRTLSLGAATSFGPRRGEMGIGAGIVLDSVAQDEYAECKLKARFLTEADPGFQLFETIYATREGGVRHLERHLARLGNSARWLGFGFDENSVRAQLVAQCAALRNDTPHRMRLTLDKAGATEITFAPLVPLTDEVVGVLLGPDHGFATTQAADPLLLHKTTRRANYDRGWREAESHDAFDTLFFNERGELTEGGRSNVFVKLEGRWWTPPLESGVLPGVMRGVLLDDPDMQAGERVLTREEVMNAEALMLCNALRGALPARIIA from the coding sequence ATGGCGGCTCAAGCAACAGGCACCGTGTTCGCGTTGCTGGACGACTGCGACTCGACCGCGAGTCGCCGGTCGAGCCGGCTCTATACGGGCTTTCGGCACGAGCACGTCTGTACTGATCGCGCGCAGCTCGATGCCGTCTGCGACGCGGCTTCGGCCGATGTCGACGGCGGTCTCTTCGCGGTCGTGCTCGCCGATTACGAGTTTGGACAGGCTTTGCAGCAGAAGACGCAGCGCGCCACGGGCACGCTGCGTTTTTTATTGTTCGAACGGTGCCAGAAAATGTCGCGCGACGAGGTCGACACGTGGCTCGCGCTTTATGACAGCGCGGCGGTCGAGCCTTCCGTGGCGGGCATCGGCGGCGTTCACGCTAGCGTCGACGAAAGGGCGTTCACACAGGCCATCGACGCCGTCCACGAAGCCTTGCGCGCGGGTGACTCGTATCAGATCAACTACACCTATCGGCTGTACTTCGACGTGTTCGGCACGCCGGCCGCGCTTTTCAGGCGGCTGCGCGCGCGGCAGTCGGTTCATTACGGCGCGCTGATCGCGTTGCCTGGCGACCGCTGGGTCGTGTCGTGCTCACCGGAACTGTTCGTCGAGAAGAAGGGCGCCGCATTGCGCACGCGGCCGATGAAGGGCACGGCGCCACGTTCGTCGAACGCCGAACAGGACCGCGCGGCGGCCGAATTCCTCTCTCACGATCCGAAGAATCGCGCGGAAAACGTGATGATCGTCGATCTTCTGCGCAATGACCTGTCGCGGATCGCCGAAACGGGCACGGTGAAAACGCCGGCGCTTTTTTCCGTCGAACCGTATCAGTCGGTGTGGCAGATGACGTCGACGGTAACGGCGACGTTGCGTCCGCGCACCTCGTTCGCAGATATTTTGCGCGCGCTCTTTCCCTGCGGTTCGATCACGGGCGCGCCCAAGCACAAGACGATGCAGCTGATCGAGCAGCTCGAATCGACGCCACGCGGTCTGTACACGGGCGCGATCGGCTGGTTCGACGCGAAGACCGATCTCGGTGAAGCCGCCGGAAAACAGTGCGGCGATTTCTGTCTGTCGGTGGCGATCCGTACGCTGTCGCTCGGCGCCGCGACGTCGTTCGGTCCGCGGCGCGGCGAAATGGGCATCGGCGCGGGCATCGTGCTCGACAGCGTCGCGCAGGACGAATATGCGGAGTGCAAATTGAAAGCACGTTTCCTGACGGAAGCCGATCCGGGTTTTCAGCTGTTTGAAACCATCTACGCGACGCGCGAAGGCGGCGTGCGGCATCTAGAACGCCATCTCGCGCGGCTTGGCAACAGCGCGCGCTGGCTGGGTTTCGGCTTCGATGAAAACAGCGTGCGCGCGCAACTCGTCGCGCAATGCGCGGCGCTACGCAACGACACGCCGCACCGGATGCGGCTTACGCTTGACAAGGCCGGTGCAACGGAAATCACGTTCGCGCCGCTCGTGCCGCTGACGGACGAAGTGGTCGGTGTGTTGCTGGGCCCGGATCACGGATTCGCGACGACGCAGGCCGCCGATCCGCTGCTGCTGCACAAGACGACGCGTCGCGCGAATTACGATCGCGGGTGGCGCGAAGCCGAGTCGCACGATGCGTTCGATACGTTGTTCTTCAACGAGCGCGGCGAGTTGACCGAGGGCGGTCGGTCGAACGTTTTCGTGAAGCTGGAGGGGCGCTGGTGGACGCCACCGTTGGAGTCGGGCGTGTTGCCGGGCGTGATGCGTGGTGTGCTGCTCGACGATCCCGACATGCAGGCGGGCGAACGGGTGTTGACGCGGGAAGAGGTAATGAACGCAGAAGCGCTGATGCTGTGCAATGCGCTGCGTGGCGCGTTGCCGGCGCGAATTATTGCTTGA
- the dnaJ gene encoding molecular chaperone DnaJ: MAKRDYYEVLGVAKNASDDEIKKAYRKLAMKHHPDRNPGNKDAEEHFKEGKEAYEMLSDSQKRAAYDQYGHAGVDPNMAGAGAQGFGGFADAFGDIFGDIFGQAAAGGRGGRGGPQVYRGADLRYSMEITLEQAAHGYDTQIRVPSWVSCEICHGSGAKPGTKPETCPTCNGSGAVRMSQGFFSIQQTCPKCHGTGTYIPEPCTHCHGAGKTKETKTLEVKIPAGIDDGMRIRSAGNGEPGINGGPSGDLYVEIHIKAHAVFERDGDDLHCQMPIPFTKAALGGEIEVPTLAGRASFTVPEGTQSGKTFRLRGKGIKGLRSSIAGDLYVHVQVETPVKLTDAQRDLLQQFEKSLVEGGARHSPQSKSWFDRVKSFFD; this comes from the coding sequence ATGGCGAAACGGGATTACTACGAGGTTCTGGGCGTCGCGAAGAACGCGAGCGACGACGAAATCAAGAAGGCTTATCGCAAGCTCGCGATGAAGCATCACCCCGACCGCAATCCGGGCAACAAGGATGCGGAAGAGCATTTCAAAGAGGGGAAAGAAGCCTACGAAATGCTCTCGGACTCGCAAAAGCGCGCGGCGTACGACCAGTACGGTCACGCGGGCGTTGATCCGAACATGGCGGGCGCGGGCGCGCAGGGTTTCGGCGGTTTTGCCGACGCATTCGGCGATATCTTCGGCGACATCTTCGGCCAGGCGGCTGCAGGTGGACGCGGCGGCCGCGGTGGTCCGCAGGTCTATCGCGGCGCCGATCTGCGCTACAGCATGGAAATCACGCTCGAGCAGGCCGCACATGGCTACGACACGCAGATCCGCGTGCCGAGCTGGGTCTCGTGCGAAATCTGTCACGGCTCGGGTGCGAAGCCGGGCACGAAGCCGGAAACCTGCCCGACCTGTAACGGTTCGGGTGCCGTGCGCATGTCGCAAGGCTTCTTCAGCATCCAGCAGACGTGTCCGAAGTGCCACGGCACGGGCACCTACATTCCCGAGCCTTGCACGCACTGCCACGGCGCAGGCAAGACCAAGGAAACCAAGACGCTGGAAGTGAAGATTCCGGCAGGTATCGACGACGGCATGCGCATCCGTTCGGCTGGCAACGGCGAACCGGGCATCAACGGCGGTCCGTCGGGCGACCTGTACGTCGAGATTCACATCAAGGCGCACGCCGTGTTCGAGCGGGACGGCGACGATCTGCATTGCCAGATGCCCATTCCGTTCACGAAGGCGGCGCTCGGCGGCGAGATCGAAGTGCCGACGCTGGCGGGTCGCGCGAGCTTCACCGTGCCGGAAGGCACGCAGTCGGGCAAGACGTTCCGTCTGCGCGGCAAGGGCATCAAGGGGCTGCGTTCGAGCATCGCCGGCGATCTGTACGTGCATGTGCAGGTGGAAACGCCCGTCAAGCTCACGGATGCGCAACGTGATCTGCTGCAGCAATTCGAAAAGTCGCTGGTCGAAGGCGGCGCGCGTCATAGCCCGCAGAGCAAGAGCTGGTTCGACCGCGTCAAGAGCTTTTTCGACTAA
- the panB gene encoding 3-methyl-2-oxobutanoate hydroxymethyltransferase, whose product MTYLQETSRSAVTVPKLLAMREAGEKIAMLTCYDASFAALLDRAGVDSLLIGDSLGNVLQGQSTTLPVTLDEIAYHTACVARAKPSALIVSDMPFGTYGTPADAYSNAVKLMQAGAQMIKLEGGEWLADTVRFLVERSVPVCAHVGLTPQSVHAFGGFKVQGKTESGAAQLLRDSLAMQDAGAQLLVMEAMPTLLAAEVTKQLRIPTIGIGAGVDCSGQVLVLHDMLGIFPGKRPRFVKDFMQGQPSILAAVEAYVRAVKDGTFPGPEHTF is encoded by the coding sequence ATGACCTATTTGCAGGAGACGAGCCGCAGCGCCGTCACCGTCCCGAAGCTGCTCGCGATGCGCGAAGCCGGCGAAAAGATCGCGATGCTCACGTGCTACGACGCGAGCTTCGCGGCGCTGCTCGATCGCGCGGGCGTCGATTCGCTGCTGATCGGCGATTCGCTCGGCAACGTGCTGCAAGGACAGAGCACCACGCTGCCCGTCACGCTCGACGAAATCGCCTATCACACGGCCTGTGTGGCGCGCGCGAAGCCGTCGGCGCTGATCGTGTCCGACATGCCGTTCGGCACCTACGGCACGCCCGCCGATGCGTACTCGAACGCCGTCAAGCTGATGCAGGCGGGCGCGCAGATGATCAAGCTCGAAGGCGGCGAATGGCTGGCGGATACGGTGCGCTTTCTGGTCGAGCGCTCGGTGCCCGTTTGTGCGCACGTCGGGCTGACGCCGCAATCGGTGCACGCGTTCGGCGGCTTCAAGGTGCAAGGAAAGACGGAATCGGGCGCGGCCCAACTGCTGCGCGATTCGCTCGCGATGCAGGACGCGGGCGCGCAACTGCTGGTGATGGAAGCGATGCCGACGCTGCTCGCCGCCGAAGTCACGAAGCAACTGCGCATTCCGACGATCGGCATCGGTGCGGGTGTCGACTGCTCGGGTCAGGTGCTGGTACTGCACGACATGCTGGGCATTTTCCCTGGCAAGCGTCCGCGCTTCGTGAAGGATTTCATGCAGGGACAGCCGAGCATTCTTGCTGCTGTCGAGGCGTATGTGCGCGCCGTCAAGGACGGTACTTTCCCCGGGCCGGAGCATACGTTCTGA
- a CDS encoding thioredoxin family protein — MAGIPVDSTAFAAFDMQELTADTFDAGIQSAADDLAVVFFWGLDCFNCEIAKKAMLAQPDAIRALGLRWFHSNVYEHRDLGRRFMLHGVPTWFFFYRGKRLGRATGWHGLAQFEAAVSAAREKIRAPGLGAAGSGAPGSGTAGSGGESSGDGKTD; from the coding sequence ATGGCCGGCATCCCCGTCGACAGTACCGCGTTCGCGGCCTTCGACATGCAGGAACTCACCGCCGATACCTTCGACGCCGGCATCCAGTCGGCGGCCGACGATCTGGCCGTGGTGTTTTTCTGGGGACTCGACTGCTTCAACTGTGAGATCGCGAAGAAGGCGATGCTCGCGCAGCCGGACGCGATCCGTGCGCTCGGCCTGCGCTGGTTTCACAGCAACGTCTACGAACATCGCGATCTCGGCCGGCGGTTCATGCTGCACGGCGTACCGACGTGGTTCTTCTTCTACCGGGGCAAGCGCCTCGGGCGGGCGACGGGCTGGCACGGACTGGCGCAATTCGAGGCGGCCGTGTCTGCGGCTCGTGAGAAAATCCGTGCGCCCGGCTTAGGGGCGGCCGGTTCAGGGGCGCCCGGCTCAGGAACGGCTGGATCGGGCGGCGAAAGTTCGGGCGACGGCAAAACCGATTGA
- the pcnB gene encoding polynucleotide adenylyltransferase PcnB — protein sequence MIKKLIRKLFGQDEEPADEAVPSAESDDSSFDEPARNARTPRSSSKGGSRRKAAAAVAASEPDAPVIISSDIHGIDPSLISRNAIRVTEGLQQAGFRAFIVGGAVRDLLLGIAPKDFDVATDATPEQVQKLFRRARIIGRRFQIVHVQFGQEIIETSTFRALVDAPPADSPPPRRLKRDELDRRTHAVDASGRVLRDNVWGEQHEDATRRDFTVNAMYYDPATQTVLDYHNGMADVRARLLRMIGDPATRYREDPVRMLRVVRFAAKLDFEIDEATRAPITELADLINNVPAARLFDEMLKLLLSGHALACLQRLRKEGLHHGLLPLLDVVLEQPHGEKFITLALNNTDARVRAGKPVSPGFLFATLLWHDMQQRWQQYEANGEYPVPALHRAMDDVLDMQTEKLAIHKRFSSDMREIWGLQHRLEKRSGRSALKLLEHQRFRAGYDFLLLRCESGELDEAVGSWWTEFIEGDAAAREALLSQGGKDRTPRKRRRRSSGRNRSKQGDGMEGGTASGNQAADDASQDGPHED from the coding sequence GTGATCAAGAAACTCATTCGCAAGCTGTTCGGACAGGACGAGGAGCCCGCTGACGAAGCCGTGCCGTCCGCAGAATCCGACGACTCGTCTTTCGACGAGCCCGCACGCAACGCCCGCACGCCGCGGTCGTCATCGAAAGGCGGCTCGCGCCGCAAGGCCGCTGCCGCAGTCGCTGCGTCGGAGCCCGACGCGCCCGTCATCATCTCGTCCGATATTCACGGCATCGACCCGTCGCTGATTTCGCGCAACGCCATTCGCGTGACGGAAGGTTTGCAGCAGGCGGGCTTCCGCGCGTTCATCGTCGGCGGCGCGGTGCGCGATCTGCTGCTCGGCATCGCGCCGAAAGACTTCGACGTTGCCACCGACGCCACGCCCGAACAGGTGCAGAAGCTGTTCCGCCGCGCGCGCATCATCGGACGGCGCTTCCAGATCGTGCACGTGCAGTTCGGCCAGGAAATCATCGAAACGTCGACGTTCCGCGCACTCGTGGACGCGCCGCCCGCCGATTCCCCGCCGCCGCGCCGCCTGAAGCGCGACGAACTGGACCGGCGCACGCATGCTGTCGATGCGAGCGGCCGAGTGCTGCGCGACAACGTCTGGGGCGAACAGCACGAGGACGCCACGCGCCGCGACTTCACCGTCAACGCGATGTACTACGATCCCGCGACGCAGACGGTGCTCGACTATCACAACGGGATGGCCGATGTGCGCGCGCGTCTGTTGCGCATGATCGGCGATCCCGCCACGCGCTATCGTGAAGACCCCGTGCGGATGCTGCGCGTCGTGCGCTTCGCGGCGAAGCTCGACTTCGAAATCGACGAAGCGACCCGCGCGCCCATCACCGAACTCGCCGATCTGATCAACAACGTGCCCGCCGCGCGTCTGTTCGACGAGATGCTCAAGCTGCTGCTGTCGGGCCACGCGCTCGCGTGCCTGCAGCGTCTGCGCAAGGAAGGGCTGCATCACGGGCTGCTGCCGCTGCTCGACGTCGTGCTCGAACAGCCGCACGGCGAGAAATTCATCACGCTCGCGCTGAACAACACCGACGCGCGCGTGCGCGCGGGCAAGCCGGTGTCGCCGGGCTTCCTGTTCGCCACGCTGCTGTGGCACGACATGCAGCAGCGCTGGCAGCAGTACGAGGCGAACGGCGAATATCCCGTGCCCGCACTGCATCGCGCGATGGACGACGTGCTCGACATGCAGACCGAGAAGCTCGCGATCCACAAGCGCTTCTCGTCGGACATGCGCGAGATCTGGGGCCTGCAACATCGCCTCGAAAAACGCTCGGGCCGCAGCGCGCTGAAGCTGCTGGAACACCAAAGATTTAGAGCGGGGTATGATTTCCTCCTGTTGCGCTGCGAATCGGGCGAACTGGATGAAGCGGTCGGTTCGTGGTGGACGGAGTTCATCGAAGGAGACGCCGCCGCGCGCGAAGCATTGCTTTCGCAAGGCGGGAAGGACCGGACGCCCAGAAAACGACGGCGGCGCAGCAGCGGCCGAAACCGCAGCAAACAGGGCGACGGAATGGAGGGCGGCACGGCTTCAGGAAACCAAGCAGCAGACGATGCGAGCCAAGACGGCCCGCATGAGGACTGA
- a CDS encoding deoxynucleoside kinase: protein MTAPPLTVTAPDLRPPHGYLTIEGPIGVGKTSLARRLAQRWSMHELLERPQDNPFLERFYRDTSRYALQAQLSFALQRAQQTQDIAALRTAGTPLITDFMTQKNDIFARLTLQDDEYQLYRALATKLDTPGPAPDLIIYLQASPEVLFSRIQKRAVPMELQISDAYLRSLCDAYNDFFYHYDGASVLTVSAEHLNPLESDADLALLVERIETMRGRKEFFVKGGTL from the coding sequence ATGACCGCTCCGCCGCTCACCGTGACGGCGCCCGACCTGCGTCCGCCGCACGGCTATCTGACGATCGAAGGGCCGATCGGCGTCGGCAAGACGTCGCTCGCGCGCCGGCTCGCGCAGCGCTGGTCGATGCACGAGTTGCTCGAACGTCCGCAGGACAATCCGTTTCTCGAACGCTTCTATCGCGACACGTCGCGCTATGCGTTGCAGGCGCAACTGAGCTTCGCATTGCAACGCGCGCAGCAGACGCAGGACATCGCCGCGCTGCGCACGGCGGGCACGCCGCTCATCACCGATTTCATGACGCAGAAGAACGACATCTTTGCGCGTCTGACGCTGCAGGACGACGAGTACCAGCTGTATCGCGCGCTCGCTACGAAACTCGATACGCCCGGTCCCGCGCCCGATCTGATCATCTATCTGCAGGCGAGCCCCGAAGTGCTGTTCTCGCGCATCCAGAAGCGCGCGGTGCCGATGGAATTGCAGATTTCGGATGCGTACCTGCGCTCGCTGTGCGACGCGTACAACGACTTCTTCTATCACTACGACGGCGCGTCCGTGCTCACGGTCAGCGCCGAACACCTGAACCCGCTCGAATCCGACGCGGACCTTGCTTTGCTTGTCGAACGCATCGAAACGATGCGCGGGCGCAAGGAATTCTTTGTCAAAGGCGGCACGCTATAG
- the dnaK gene encoding molecular chaperone DnaK produces MGKIIGIDLGTTNSCVALMEGNQVKVIENSEGARTTPSIIAYMDDNEVLVGAPAKRQSVTNPKNTLYAVKRLIGRRFEEKEVQKDIGLMPYKIVKHDNGDAWVEAHGNKLAPSQVSAEVLRKMKKTAEDYLGEPVTEAVITVPAYFNDSQRQATKDAGRIAGLEVKRIINEPTAAALAFGLDKAEKGDRKIAVFDLGGGTFDISIIEIADVDGEMQFEVLSTNGDTFLGGEDFDQRIIDYIIGEFKKEQGVDLSKDVLALQRLKEAAEKAKIELSSGQQTEINLPYITADASGPKHLNLKITRAKLEALVEDLIERTIEPCRVAIKDAGVKVGEIDDVILVGGQTRMPKVQEKVKEFFGKDPRRDVNPDEAVAVGAAIQGQVLSGDRKDVLLLDVTPLSLGIETLGGVMTKMINKNTTIPTKHAQVYSTADDNQGAVTIKVFQGEREMAAGNKLLGEFNLEGIPPAPRGVPQIEVSFDIDANGILHVGAKDKATGKENRITIKANSGLSEAEIEKMVKDAEANAEEDHKLRELADARNQGDALVHSTKKALTEYGDKLDAGEKEKIEAALKDLEETLKSGSSDKAAIEAKIETVATASQKLGEKMYADMQAQGAAGAAGAAGAAGAEAAGASQQADDVVDAEFKEVKKD; encoded by the coding sequence ATGGGCAAAATCATCGGCATCGACCTCGGCACCACCAACTCGTGCGTGGCGCTGATGGAAGGCAACCAGGTCAAGGTGATCGAGAACTCGGAAGGTGCTCGCACCACGCCGTCGATCATCGCCTACATGGACGACAACGAAGTCCTCGTCGGCGCGCCCGCGAAGCGTCAGTCGGTCACGAACCCGAAGAACACGCTGTACGCGGTCAAGCGCCTGATCGGCCGCCGCTTCGAAGAAAAGGAAGTGCAGAAGGACATCGGCCTGATGCCGTACAAGATCGTCAAGCACGATAACGGCGACGCATGGGTCGAAGCGCATGGCAACAAGCTCGCGCCGTCGCAGGTGTCGGCGGAAGTGCTGCGCAAGATGAAGAAGACGGCTGAAGACTATCTCGGCGAACCGGTCACGGAAGCTGTGATCACGGTGCCGGCGTACTTCAACGACAGCCAGCGTCAGGCTACGAAGGACGCAGGCCGCATCGCCGGTCTGGAAGTCAAGCGCATCATCAACGAACCGACGGCGGCAGCCCTCGCGTTCGGTCTGGACAAGGCTGAGAAGGGCGACCGCAAGATCGCGGTGTTCGACCTGGGCGGCGGCACGTTCGACATTTCGATCATCGAAATCGCGGACGTGGACGGCGAAATGCAGTTCGAAGTGCTGTCGACCAACGGCGACACGTTCCTCGGCGGTGAAGACTTCGACCAGCGCATCATCGACTACATCATCGGCGAGTTCAAGAAAGAGCAGGGCGTCGATCTGTCGAAGGACGTGCTTGCGCTGCAACGCCTGAAGGAAGCGGCTGAGAAGGCGAAGATCGAACTGTCGTCGGGCCAGCAGACGGAAATCAACCTGCCGTACATCACGGCTGACGCATCGGGCCCGAAACACTTGAACCTGAAGATCACGCGCGCCAAGCTGGAAGCGCTGGTCGAAGACCTGATCGAGCGCACTATCGAGCCGTGCCGCGTCGCGATCAAGGATGCAGGCGTGAAGGTCGGTGAAATCGACGACGTGATTCTCGTCGGCGGCCAGACGCGTATGCCGAAGGTGCAGGAAAAGGTGAAGGAGTTCTTCGGCAAGGATCCGCGCCGTGACGTGAACCCGGACGAAGCCGTTGCTGTCGGCGCGGCCATTCAGGGCCAGGTGCTGTCGGGTGACCGCAAGGACGTGCTGCTGCTGGACGTGACGCCGCTGTCGCTGGGCATCGAAACGCTCGGCGGCGTGATGACGAAGATGATCAACAAGAACACCACGATCCCGACGAAGCACGCTCAGGTGTATTCGACGGCGGACGACAACCAGGGCGCCGTGACGATCAAGGTGTTCCAGGGTGAGCGCGAAATGGCAGCGGGCAACAAGCTGCTGGGCGAGTTCAACCTGGAAGGCATTCCGCCCGCACCGCGCGGCGTGCCGCAGATCGAAGTGAGCTTCGACATCGACGCGAACGGCATTCTGCACGTCGGCGCGAAGGACAAGGCGACGGGCAAGGAAAACCGCATCACGATCAAGGCGAACTCAGGTCTGTCGGAAGCCGAAATCGAGAAGATGGTGAAGGACGCCGAAGCGAACGCGGAAGAAGATCACAAGCTGCGTGAACTGGCCGATGCCCGCAATCAGGGCGACGCGCTGGTCCACAGCACGAAGAAGGCGCTCACCGAATACGGCGACAAGCTGGACGCGGGCGAGAAGGAAAAGATCGAAGCTGCGTTGAAGGATCTCGAAGAAACGCTGAAGAGCGGCTCGAGCGACAAGGCTGCCATCGAAGCGAAGATCGAGACGGTTGCAACGGCGTCGCAGAAGCTCGGCGAAAAGATGTACGCCGACATGCAGGCGCAAGGTGCAGCGGGCGCGGCTGGCGCAGCGGGTGCAGCAGGCGCCGAAGCAGCTGGCGCGAGCCAGCAGGCCGACGACGTCGTCGACGCCGAGTTCAAGGAAGTGAAGAAGGACTAA